From Gammaproteobacteria bacterium, one genomic window encodes:
- a CDS encoding fibronectin type III domain-containing protein yields the protein MHLTTIARRFVAIAALSLLSACGGGSDDGVSDGGSDGSNPPNNDITSSQITGVMVSGVTAFGVTITWTTDESTTSQVQYGTMPSYGQDTPEDTALSTAHSVQLSGLSPNTQYHFRAHSRDAAERRRRAPA from the coding sequence ATGCATCTAACCACCATCGCACGACGATTTGTTGCCATTGCGGCATTGAGCTTGCTTTCTGCCTGCGGTGGAGGATCGGACGATGGAGTGAGTGATGGTGGTAGTGACGGCAGTAACCCTCCTAACAACGACATCACCTCGTCGCAAATTACCGGCGTCATGGTGAGCGGCGTTACGGCGTTTGGTGTAACCATTACCTGGACCACTGACGAATCCACCACCTCGCAAGTGCAGTACGGCACCATGCCGTCATACGGACAAGACACGCCTGAAGACACGGCACTTTCGACCGCCCACAGCGTGCAGCTCTCAGGATTGTCTCCGAACACGCAGTATCACTTCCGCGCACACAGCCGCGATGCCGCTGAGCGGAGACGACGTGCGCCGGCGTGA
- a CDS encoding helix-turn-helix transcriptional regulator, protein MKRDPFPRLEEERLDIGKLKQRMDKLGVTIATLADQSGVGARTITRWLGGQQYAKTTLIRAVEGALKLEDGGLSTTAEIHSLEAFRDWTGKYPDLRGEWELDVQYNSRIYTETLQIARQTIDEHGNCVIHGVLYTPHPTDPHQLIEQSLSGTFEDKFHVLYQFRCWEYTECGSGVLEIKTDHQAMRGMSVVYGFTSKNATELTIACFTAKKRPPLPQRSLSG, encoded by the coding sequence ATGAAGCGAGACCCCTTCCCCAGACTCGAGGAGGAACGGCTAGATATCGGAAAACTCAAGCAACGGATGGATAAATTAGGCGTCACTATCGCGACACTCGCGGATCAGTCGGGTGTAGGTGCGCGCACGATTACGCGCTGGCTCGGCGGTCAGCAGTACGCCAAAACGACGTTGATTCGGGCGGTCGAAGGGGCGTTGAAGTTGGAAGATGGTGGGCTCAGTACCACCGCTGAAATTCATTCGCTAGAAGCGTTTCGCGATTGGACCGGAAAGTATCCGGACCTTCGCGGCGAGTGGGAGCTGGATGTTCAGTACAACAGTCGAATCTATACCGAGACATTGCAAATCGCTCGACAAACGATCGACGAACACGGCAACTGCGTGATCCACGGCGTTCTGTACACGCCGCACCCCACTGATCCGCACCAACTGATCGAACAGTCCTTGTCAGGTACGTTCGAGGATAAATTTCACGTGCTCTATCAATTCCGTTGCTGGGAATATACCGAATGCGGTAGTGGCGTTCTCGAAATCAAAACCGACCATCAAGCCATGCGTGGCATGTCGGTGGTTTACGGATTTACCTCCAAGAACGCTACCGAGCTTACGATCGCGTGCTTCACGGCGAAAAAGCGGCCGCCGCTGCCGCAACGATCGCTATCGGGCTGA